The Primulina tabacum isolate GXHZ01 chromosome 16, ASM2559414v2, whole genome shotgun sequence genome window below encodes:
- the LOC142530037 gene encoding histone H2A-like: MKGAGGRKGGGPKKKPVSRSLKAGLQFPVGRIGRYLKKGRYSQRVGTGAPVYMAAVLEYLAAEVLELAGNAARDNKKNRIIPRHVLLAVRNDEELRKLLAGVTIAYGGVLPNINPVLLPKKSEKVAEKAPKSPSKAKKSPKKA, encoded by the exons ATGAAAGGAGCAGGTGGAAGAAAGGGCGGCGGTCCGAAGAAGAAACCGGTATCGCGGTCGCTGAAAGCCGGCCTGCAGTTCCCGGTTGGCAGAATCGGTCGGTATTTGAAGAAGGGACGATACTCTCAGCGGGTGGGGACCGGGGCGCCGGTTTACATGGCTGCTGTGCTTGAGTACCTCGCTGCCGAG GTTCTGGAGTTGGCTGGAAATGCAGCAAGAGACAACAAGAAGAACAGGATCATACCAAGGCATGTTCTTCTTGCTGTGAGGAATGACGAAGAACTCAGGAAACTTCTAGCTGGAGTCACGATAGCATATGGTGGAGTCTTGCCGAACATTAACCCCGTCCTTCTACCGAAGAAGTCAGAGAAGGTAGCTGAGAAGGCCCCCAAATCTCCGTCGAAGGCCAAGAAATCACCCAAGAAAGCTTAA